CATAAATAATTTTGTCCAGCTTGCTGCATCGCATAAAAAATATGACTATTGGCAACTACTGAATAAACTCGTGGTGACGCTTCCTTAACAATGACAGGTAGCCAATTTCTTAAACCTGGAGTTTGTAGCTTTTCTGAAAGAGGAAATATTTGGAATGCTGGTACGGTCAGTACTGAATTTTCCGGCACTTCAACACTTTCTATTGGAACTTGAATTAAATGCCCAGTATCACTAAAACTTGCCATATCTACAACTCCGTGATGACTTCTCGAATTAGGCTCTGATAAACATCTCTAGCTTTTCGATACCGAATTGGGCCCGGTACTCCGTTATCTTGCATAGCTGCATTAGCAATCTCGACATGATAGCCAAGCTCTAAGATACGTTTATTTTGAGACAAAAAACCATGATTTTCAACGTAAAAGAAGTTATTAAAAATCTGTTTATATTCTGGATTAGAGGAGATGATTTTATCTAAGAGGGATCTAAAATTCTTTGACTGAGCAGGGGTTGCATTATAGCGATTGAGTACAAGAGGTAGAAGTGCTGGCATTCCTTCATCTAGGTACATTTTCCTCATTTGTCCAACCTGTGGAAGAAACAATGTAATAACTGACTCTAAATTTTGTATTGATTCCCAATCATTATGATGAGCAGGTACGAGGAGAGCATCTAGTGATAATAATCCCACTTGCGCAAACCATCGCCAGTTTGGAGGCATATCAACCAAAATATAGTCATAGTTTTTTGCTGCTTCCAGAAGTTTATTTCTTAAAAACTCAGGTCGAATTTGTTGCTCAATGTCGGTCTCACTATCATATAAAAATCGAGAATCAGCAGTTATCACATCTAACTTAACTTTATTACCTCCTGAGCCTGCGCTGTATGATTGAATGATTGAATCTAGGGGAGTGATGCCCTTTAAATAGTTCCAGACATTACCTTGATTGGTTGAAAGTTTAAGTAATTTTGTTAAGCCTCCTTGATTAGGATCAAAATCAACCAATAAAACTTTACGCTTATTTTGTGCTAACACAATACCAACATTTGAAACTGTTGTTGTTTTACCAATGCCACCCTTATTGTTATAAACCCCAATAATTGAACCGCGCTTTGGTGCTTTTATAGATTGAAGAAACTTTTCAGCTACTTTCTCTGCTGTCTCTGAATTTAGTTCAATTAGAGGTGTTAGCGGATGAGTGATTTTATGGTCGTGCCTGAATAGTTGTATCTCCCATCCATTTGAAATCACCCCAATAGGAGTATTTTTACAGTAATTACCCAATAGCTGGGACTTTAGTTGCTTATGAACTTCCCAATACTGCTTGTGAAAATTACTTAATTGGTAGTTTGTACACTTTATCTCACAGATTATTTGTGGATTTTTTTGATTATTAAAAAATGAATTTCCATTTTCATCAACCAACCTACAAGCAATATCAGTTTTTAGTGAAGGATGATCATTACATTTAAACTGTGTGATTCTATCAAGATGACTAAATCCAACTGTTTCTAGTAGTCTTTCAATAATTGGAGTAACAACCTGACTTTCATCACCACTTTGTTTTTCACTGGGCCGATGATCAAGTTGAGCTTTTAGTTTTTGAAGTGACTCGGAGTTGAGCATGGAATAATTCATTTGCAAGACACAAATTATTTTATTGCCATTGTAGTAGTGTTTTGGTCGGTCATTCAACAAATATCAAAGATTAACAAAAAGATACAAAAATAAACATTTCAACGGAATTGTATTAATTTTTTTTCAATGAATAGGGCAATAACCTTATCTAATTCATTGTTCTTATGCTGTTTGTTTTCATTTGAGAACTCCAGCTAACCTGGCAATTTCCGTTGTCACCCTTGGGGTAAGCTTTTTGGGCGATAAGACCATACACTTGCAGTAAAAAAATATTATTATAGCTACCCTTCTTTTGTCGTAGGGAGTTTTCTACAGACTTTTGATATAAATTCAACAAAATTAATTTTTATTCAAGAATGTTTAGAAAGGTTGGGACGGGGCCTGGGTGATGGGGATTTTGGAAATGGATCAAGGCCTGGCCTGGGATGATTAGACTGTTAATGAGGCTTAAGCAATTTTGCAAGGGTATTGTTATGACTCAACGAGAGCAACTCCTCCAAGAAATTGAAGCTACGTCCGATGAGCAAATTCAGATCGTTTTAGACTTCATTCACCAATTAAAATTGAAATCCCCAAAAAAATCCTTGGCAGAATTTGCAGGAATTCTCAGTGACTCTGAAGCCCAGGAAATGCTAAAAATTATAAAATCTGATTGCCGTCAGGTTGATCCTAGTGAGTGGTGAAATTGCGCTTGATACCTCAGTTGCTATTCGTTATCTTAATGGCGACTCGTCTCTGATAGAAAAATTGAGTAATCTATCGGAAGTATTTTTACCGACCGTTGTTGTTGGCGAATTGCTTTATGGTGCGCTTAATTCCTTTCGTTCTGCCCAGAACTATCCAAAGTTCTTAGATTTTATTAATTCCTGTACGGTTAAGCCTCTTATTCAAAATGATGCTTTAGTTTATGCAGAAATAAAACTATATCTTAAAAATAAAGGAAGACCTATTCCAACAAACGATATTTGGATTGCGGCTCAATGCTTTAGTCAAAATTGGGTATTAATATCTGATGATTCAGACTTTACTTACATTGATAATTTATGCCTGGAGCGTTGGTAAATTTTCCTCTTAAGATGGTCCTTTTCCAGGTTATACCCCATCATGTAGCAATGTTTAAAGAGTGCTTGGGCGTGGCCTGGGTTGAGTTTGTTAAAAATGTGAAGGCTAAAATAATGGAGAGCGGGGCTTAGATTTACACTAAAAAATATTATTCTAGCGACCCTTCTCTTGGCCTGGAGAGTTTTCTACGGACTATTGATAAAAATTCAACAAAATTAATTTTTCTTTAAGAATGTTTAGAAAGGTTGGGACGGGGCCTGGGGATTATTGCTAAACATATTGAAGATGCCACTCGTAGCTCCTCAGAAAGTTCAGAAATACTAAAGATTGCTGCCAAACATATAAAAGATGCCACACGAAACGCTTCAGGAGATATATCTCGTTGGTATTTTGCCGAACTTCAAAACAGCCGTTAATCAAACTAGGTAGCATAGAACAAGAAATAGGAGATTATTAAATTATGGTCATTACCAACTCCCAGCCCCGTTCTCGCCAAGTTCTTTTATCCCAAGATGAAGATGGTTACTTTATTGTCGAAGTCCCCAGCCTCCCTGGATGTATCAGTCAAGGCAAAACTCGCGAAGAAGCCCTAGAAAATATTAAAGAAGCGATTGAATTACACCTTGAAGTCTTAGAAGAACGTGGTGAGCCAATTCCTGAAGATACAACCGAAGTCATTACCGTATGATTAAGTTACCCGTTGTCTCCGGTAAAGAATGTATTCGAGCATTAGAAAAAGTTGGATTTGCTATACATCGCCAAAAGGGAGTCACATTACTCTAGTACGAGACAATCCCAAAAACCAAGTTACAATTCCTAACCATAAAGAAATTGCTAGGGGAACTTTACGCACAATTATCAATCAAGCTGGATTAACCGTTGAACAATTTACGAATTTGTTATAAAGCATCGTGGCAATTTTTTCACCAAGTACATTTAAAATCAAGAGGATACATTCATGAACACTAAAGAGATACTACAATCATCTGAGTCAACCGAACTAAACATATCATCCTTACTCGATTTAGTCACTCAAATTCAAGCCCAAGTCCCGATTGAAGAATGGCAAAAGTTACCAACTGATTTATCTATTAATCATGATCACTATCTCTATAGTTCACCAAAAGTTGAGGAATGAAAACTATCTTTGCTGATATAGGCTAGTGGATTGCTTTACTCCGATAATTCTTATTTCAAAAGGTATCATTCATGCAAACCCAAGAAACAAGCCCTCAAAATGCTTCAGCAGTAATACAACTACAGCAAGAAGTAATCCAACAAATTGAAACCCTGCCCGCTAACCTTTTACAAGAAGTTCTCGACTTTCTTTTATTTATTAAAGCTCGTCATCATCAAAACTCACCGACAATAGCAGAACTCAAAATCAAAGCAATGTCTGACGAAGATTTAGAGATAACACGTTTAAGCGAGCCTAGTCTAGCCGAAGATTGGTTAACCCCTGAAGAGGATCAAGCGTGGCAACATTTATAAAAGGTGATGTGGTTGTTGTTCCTTTCCCATTTTCTGACTTAACAAATGCCAAACGACGACCCGCCTTAGTTATGGCTGAATTAGACCAAAATGATTTGATTCTCTGCGTTATTACCAGCCGAGCTGCACTTTATGACTACATAACTCCAATCAATGATAGTGATTTTGAAACAGGTAGCCTTAATCGGGTTAGTTACGCAAAATCAAATCGTATTTTCACGGCTAATGAACAGATCATTGGTTATAAAATTGGTAAATTGAAGTCTAATAAAGTTCAGGAAATAGTCGAAAAGTTAATCATCATTCTACAGCGTTAGGCATAGATCAAGAAATAGGAGATTACTCAGTCATAGTCATTACCAAACCCCAGGCCTGTCCTCGCCAAGTTCTTCTATCCCAAGATGAAGATGGTTACTTTATTGTCGAAGTTCCTAGTCTCCCTCGGTGTATCAGTCAAGGTAAAACTCGCGAAGAAGCTCTTGAAAACATTATGACACCATTGACTTAGGCCTGGAGAAGGAAGGTATTGAAGTTATCCTGGCCTGTAAAATCAATCCCGCTGCCCATAAAAAATTTGTTGTAGAAAATCGAGTATTTCGCTCTAAGTGGTCGTCTAAGAACATAATGAACAGAATATTTATTCAATTATTATTTTCTCATTCAATCTAAACAGAACCTAGAGTTTTAAGGCTTGCATCAAATCATGACGGGTAATAATTCCCACCAGGCCCCCGGTTTCATCTAAAACAGGCAATCGGCTGATGTGGTGATGGACAATGGCCTGGGCAACTTCAGAAATAGGTGTGGTTGGGGTGGTTGTAATTGGATTAGTGGTCATGGCATCTTGAACCTGCATCCCCAGAGTTTTTTTCAGGTGATGATGGAACTTTTCCGGGGATTCAAAATAAATCACACTCCCCAATAGGGTTAAATACACTGGCGGCTCTAAAGGGGCTTCTCGGACAATTAAATCTGCTTCCGTAATCAAGCCAACTAACTTCCCGCCCTCATCCACCACTGGCAATCCCCGCACCTGCTTTTCCTCCATGAGCTTAATCGCCGTTTCAATCGAGTCCGTCGGGCTAACGGTGTGAGGGTTGGTAGTCATGTAATCTTGAACAACAGCAGTAGTCATAGGAATGATTATGAGGGGGATAGAGAATTAAACAATGGAAAAAATTAATGATGGCTAGCCTGTAGATAAGAAGCAGTCAGGGCTAAATCCGGGCGTAAATCACGGGCCTGGCGGAGATAAATATGTTGGATCAGGGCCTGGGGTTGGGGGGTATTGAAATAAATCAAGCACCGAATACACCGCTCTAGACCCCCTTCGACATACATTTGCTGAACATCCAACAAGGGAATGGTTTGCCACTTGGGGCGTTCTCGGGCCACCGCCGCCGGAAAAATCCGATCCAAATCCCGTGTTACAGAAAACGTCACACTGATCACTTCCGTCAAGTCCAACTGGTTATGGGCTTCAATTTCGTCTAATAGCTCCTGCACCGCTTCCCGAATTGCCGGAATCGTATTATTAGCGGCTGTCGTTGCCCCACGAATTGCTCGGACTCGCCATACCACACTGACATCCTCCATGATTTACTTACTCTATCAAGCTCAAGGACGATAAAGCCAGAGGGGGAGGCCACTGGTTGCCAGTTCAAATTCCATCCAGTCTTGACCCAGGCCCAGTACCCGTGAAACTAGAGCCTGATTCTGGAACCGTGATTCCCCTCGACTGGGCAATAAACGACTCATCAACGACTTGGGTTCTTCAATTGGGACTAGCTTAGTTTTCTCCACATCCAGGCCCGCTAATTCCGCTGTCCACCGCCTGGCATCTTCTTCCGTCCCCAAGCGATCCACCAACCCTAAACCCAAGGCCTGCTGTCCCGTAAAGACCCGCCCATCGGCAAAGGTTCGCACAGTTTCTTCACTGAGATTACGCCCCTCCGCCACCGTTTGGACAAATTGCCCATAACTGGTATCAATCAAATCTTGGAGAATATTTTTTTCCTCGTCCGTCAGTTCCCGATCAAAGGCCAAAATATCCTTGTAGGGCCCGGATTTAATCACCTTGAAGGAGACACCAATTTTATCCAGCAGCCGCTCCAGGTTATTGCCCCGGAGAATCACCCCAATACTGCCGGTAATGGTGCCGGGGTTGGCCATAATATGTTCGGCTCCCATCCCGATATAAACCCCACCGGAAGCCGAGATATTGCCAAAACTAGCAACAATCTTCATTTTTGATCGCAAGCGTTTGAGCGCGGCATAAATTTCTTGGGAATCCCCAACCGTTCCCCCTGGGCTGTCAATGCGTAACAACAGGGCTGGAAATCCCCGCTCTTCCACGGTTTTTAAGGCTTTTAAGACACGCTTGCGGGTTGCCCCCATAATCGCCCCACAAACTTCAATTCGGGCAATTTGTTTTTTAACAGGTTGAGAAAAGGGCCAAGGCATAGATTTTGCAGGTACTCAATGAAATCCGGCGTTTAACTTTCCCCCATATTAGCCGCCTCTGATTAGCTTTGTCCCAGGCCTGTGAGGCTAAACCAGAGAATTTGGGTCGTCCGCTTGGCTTGAAAGTCATTATCGCCAATGATCACAAGGCTAGAAGTTCCATCGACTAACTGGGGCCCCAAGGTCATACCCTCCAAATTATCCAAAGTGATCCCCAAGGTTCCTAAATCTAACAGCAGGGCTTTGCGAACGGGTTTAATTCCCGCCAGGCCTGGGGGTAGGTTCCTCAAGGTAGAAATATCCGCTGCGCCCCCGAGGGAAACTTGAAACAACTTGACCCCAAAGCCTTGAGTCAGACTAAAGGTGCGCTCCAAGCTCAAAAAATGCCCCCCATTATCTAAAGCTAACAACTCCACCAGGCCATTGGCGGCAACGTTTTTTGGGGCTGGATCAAGGAGATAGGCGTGTTCAGCAATCAGGATAGGTTGGACATCTCCCCGCAGGTAATGCAAAATCCGGGCGGCTGAAATTAGCTGATTCTCTGGGTCTAAGTCCTGTTTCAAGCCAGTTTCCGTGGCCACAAAGAGGCGATCTCCGGTGGGATTTAAGGTTAAAGATTCAAAGCCCTGATTATTTTGCACACCTTGGGGGGGTAATTGGGGATCGGGGTTGGCTGTGTAGTAACTGGGAAGCCGAAATTGGAGTTTTTTAATGCCATCCAGGCCAAATTCGGCAATAAAGGGTGGGGCCTGGTCTTTCACCCCTTCGCTACTGATCAACAGCGTCTTTTCGGGAGTTAGGGCAATCCCTTCCGGGTCGGCAGTGTTGGGCGCGAGGGGGGCCGACTGTTTATCCTGCAAAAATGTTACTTGCCTAATCTCGGCCGGAGTCGGGGCAGGGGGAGGTTGCAGCTTGAGCGTATAGAAACGGGGCTGTTGGCGGTCGTCACTGATGGCGTAATAGTGATTATTTTGGCGATCGTAGGTGATCCCGGAAAGTCCTCCCACTTTTGTATCGTTAAAATCCTGGTTGGGGAGTTGGGAAGCCTCGATAAATTTGATCTCCAGGGGTAAAAATAAGCGGGTCTGGGCCTGGACTTGGGGCAAAGTGCAACCTGCAAGCAGGGCAAAAATCCCAAACAGGATCACCCAAAACCGCTTGGGAAAATGAGGGAGTCGGATTTGTGGGACTGAGTTGATCATCGTTGCCTTGCCCCTGACCTGATTTCTTAAATTATGCCCCCTGCGTCTTTGACACTGAACCACCTAAAGAGTTTCGGCAAAGTTATGGATGGGATCAGCCCCTGCTACAGAGTTACTCATTTAGGGTGAGATGGGGACAAGTCAGAAAATGCTCTATGGGCAGTCCTTTTGAGATTTCTATTTTCTTAGAACAGTCTGCGTAACTCGATAAAACCTGGCCTGGGGAGTGAGATTATCCCTCGCTCGCTTGGGAAAATATGTATAATACATATATATTTAAAGTCGTGACTTTTATCCTCGCGATGGATCAGGCAAGAACCTTGAATCTTTTGGGGGCGTTGGCTCTCAGTATTATGGATACCGTCAATGCGGGCGTTGCATCTCAGGCTGGATATGGTGGCGAGACGGCGGCCGCACTGGTGACGTTGGGGGCTGATCCCGGCCTCTCAATTAATGCCCTACGACAAATTCTCAATCTTTCCCATCCAGGAACCGTGAGGCTGATTGACCGCTTGGCAACGGCAAATCTGGTGGAGCGGCGGGCTGGGGTGGATGGTCGGACCTTGGCCCTGTTTCTCACAGAGGTGGGGCAGCAACGTCGGCAAGCCATTTTGAAGGCGCGACGGGAACAATTGCAGTTGGCTGTTAACACCCTGACAGAGGATGAACGTCAACAACTGACCGGACTTCTGGAAAAGATGCTAACCGCCATGACAACCAGCGAGTTAAGAAATTTTGAGATTTGTCGCCTTTGTGAGGAAGAAGTGTGTCCGGCTGATCGATGTCCTGTTGAACAAAAATATCGCCAATTGCAGAGTTTATGAACAGTATCCTGATTGCGCTCGGTTATGCCTGCTTCTGGGGTGTTGGAGTCACGCTGACTAAAATTGCCCTCTCGGAAATTCCTCCCACCACACTCTTAGTGATTCAACTGTCTGCCAGCGTTGCTTTTCTGGCCACAGCTTGCTACCTCAGAGACGGGCAACTACCTTTTTCCTGGCGTAATCTCAAACAAGGTTTTGCCGGGATATTTGAGCCAGCCTTAGCCTACATGGTGGGTATTTTTGGCATTCAAATGACAACCGCCAGCAATGCCACACTCATTGGTTCATCGGAAGTTATTCTAACGATTTTATTTGCCGCCGTATTTCTCGGGGAAAAGCTGACGCGGATGAAGTTATTACTAGCTGGGATTAGTTTTTTAGGAGTCCTGTTGTTGATGTTGCAGGACGCTGAAGGGGCTAGTAACAATTCGCTCTTGGGTGATTTACTGATCCTGATGGGCACAACCTTTGCCGTTTGTTATGCTCTCTTGAGTAAGAAGCAGATCGCATCAGTTGAACCTTTGCACCTCACCTCCTCGCAGCAGCTAGTGGGCTTAATTGTGACCCTAGGCTGTTTTGCGCTCCTATCAACCATGAATCCAGCCTATGAAGTTAATGCTGGGAATATTTCGCCGCAGTTTTGGCTGTTGGCCGTGGGTTCCGGGATTATGCAATATGCTTTAGCGTTCCTGCTCTATCTGATGGCCTTGCAAAATTTACCTGTGAGCCAAGCGGCGTTTTATATTGCCCTGATTCCGGTTTTTGGCGTGGCCAGTGCAGTGGTGATGATTGGGGAGCAGCCTAGTCTTGGCCAGTGGGTTGGGGGGGGATTCGTCATCGCCTCTTCTTACTGGGCTAACCGATTGAGAACCGATTAGGCCGTCATGGCCCAAAGACATAACCCCGAAGATGGACTATGGGGATTGGTGTATCCTGTTGCCGGGCTGGTGGAGGGTAGAGGGTGGAGTGACAGTCCATTGCCCTAGGAATAAACCTCCAGAAAATGCGGCGATTGCGGTGATCCCCACCAGGCCATAGGCATATTTCAGAGGGCAAGTCCAACTTAATTGGTGCTGGAGGTGTTGCAGGTCATCCGTGAGATGAAGGTTAATTTGCCCAGCCTTGTTTAACTCCTGGTGTAATTGATTCAGGTCAGTCTGCCATTGTTCTAAAGTTGCCTGGCTGGCCTGGTATTCCCGGTGCAAGTTTTCCAACTCCGTAGTTAAGATTTCGTTTCTGGCCTGGGCCTGGTGGTAGCGGGTGACTAAATTAGACCGGGAAATGAGGGTGACATCCTTAACATTCGGACTGGGGCCATATTCCACCCGCACTAGCCTGTGAGTGCCTTTTACCCCCAGTTCATCCCCCTGATAACCTTTTTTGGCCCGATGAATTTTGGTCGTAAAGATCACCTTGTCCCCCGGCTGTAAGCCCAAGTTTGCCCACTCCTGCCGCATGGGTAACCACCAATGATCGGGAGTCACGGCCTGGCGGGTATCGGCCAAGCTCAAATGCCGGACACAGACTTTTTGGATGGTTCTTCGGTTGGATTGCCCTTGTCGGCCTGGAGGATTTCGCCGCGACGGTAACCGAACACTTTCGTAGCTCCCAAACCGATCAATAACGCCCATCAAACGTACCACCCGCTTGTGTAGTGTTGCCAATTCCACCGCCATCGCCACTAGTCTCCTTGCGTTCTAGATCGAGACTAACAAAACCTTTCAAAATTTTGACTTTTTTGATGCGAACGACCAGTCCATGACCTTGTCCCATAATCCCTGGCCTGGGCAAACTCCAATCCCCCCCAACCTTAAATCATCTCTTTCCTGCTGCCACTGGTGCTGAGAAACTAACAATTAATCAGATCCCAACAGGAGCAGTCCAGGCACTCTGGAAATTTATTGCCAGCCTTAAACAAATCTGCTGATTTAATTGAGTTGTGATGTGATACGAAATAGCTTTCTTCAGCGATGATCAACAGTTTGACTAGGTATTTATGACCTGACTCACATTGCGAAAATGCTAAGAGTTGTTGAATTTTAATGCTGAATCTTGATAATGCCTACTGCCCAATGGGGATCGCAGTAGCGTGGAAGACACAAGCATTATTGATTTACCAAGGCTTATGAAAATTGGGGTTGTTAAGGAGCGAGAAGTCGCAGAACGGCGGGTGGCCTTAAATCCAGATACAGTGGCCAAACTTGTGAAGCAGGGCTATGTCGTTCTTGTGGAAGCCGGTGCTGGAGAATTGTCGTTTTACAGTGATGTTGACTACCAGGCCGCGGGGGCCGAAATCAAGACTGAGTTGGAGGAGGTCTGGGGCGGTGTGGATGTCCTGCTGAAAGTGGCACCATTGCGGGAGCGGGAAATTGACTGGTTGCGGCCGGGTTCAACCTTAATTAGTTTCTTGAGTCCCCTCAGTCAGCCGGAACATATTCAACGCTTGGCCGAGAAAAATATTACCGCCTTTGCCCTGGAGTTAATTCCCCGCAGTAGTCGGGCCCAAGTCATGGATGCGCTGTCCTCCCAGGCCGGGGTGGCCGGATACCAAGCCGTATTAGTAGCCGCCGCTGCCTTGCCGAAATTTTTCCCGATGTTAACCACGGCGGCGGGTACAATTCCCCCGGCTAAGGTTTTTATCATTGGGGCGGGAGTGGCTGGCCTGCAAGCGATTGCAACGGCGCGGCGATTAGGGGCCATTGTGGAAGCCTTTGATATTCGGCCAGCCGTCAAAGAAGAAGTCCAAAGCCTCGGGGCCAAGTTTGTGGAAGTTGCCCTCGAAGAAGATACGGTCGCGGCTGGGGGCTATGCCAAAGAAGTTTCCGTGGCGGCCAAGCAGAAAACCCAGGAGGCGATTGCCGCCCATGTCCAAACTGCCGATGTAGTGATTACAACCGCCCAAGTCCCTGGCCGAACCGCCCCGCTGTTGGTGACAGAAGAAATGCTCTTGGCCATGAAACCGGGTTCAGTGGTTGTGGATTTAGCCGCGGAACAGGGCGGTAACTGTGCCTGGACAGAAGCGGGCCGGGAAATTGTCCGCAATGGGATCACGGTGATTGGGCCGATTAATTTACCCTCCTCTCTGTCAATCCAGGCCAGTCAAATGTACGCCAAAAACATCTCAACGTTGCTCACCTATCTGACTAAAGACGGGGAACTCAACCTCGATTTCAGTGATGACATTATTGGTGGGGCCTGTGTCACCCACGGCGGCGAAATTCGCAATGAACGGGTCAAACAAGCCTTACACCAATTAGAAACGGTCGCGGTTTAGGAGATGGCGGAGAGGGAATAGGAAACAGGGGAGAGAAAAGAGACAAGAGTTTTAACAGATCACGAGGTTAACTCACTTCTCGCTTCTCAATCCTCACTTCTCACTGCTCAACCCAAATAATTTTTATTGGAGAACTCTATGAATGATCCTGTTTTAGTGGGCTTGATAATTCTTGTCCTGGCTAGTTTTGTCGGTTTTGAAGTCATTAACAAAGTTCCCCCCACCTTACATACGCCCTTGATGTCTGGTTCCAATGCTATTTCCGGAATTGCGGTCATTGGGGCGTTATTGATGGCTGGCGCGGGTGGTACTGATTTGAGTGTGATTTTCGGCCTGATCGCTATTGTCTTGGCCACGGTGAATGTGGTGGGTGGCTTTTTAGTCACCGATCGGATGTTGCAAATGTTTAAACGGAAAGGGGCGTAAGTCGTGGGTAATTGGTTAATTAGTATTCAAGAACTGAGCTATTTGGCAGCCGCGGCTCTGTTTATTATCGGCTTAAAACAATTAGGTTCTCCGGCCACGGCCCGTAATGGCAATCGGTTGGCGGCTGTCGGGATGCTGGTGGCGGTGGTAGTGACCCTCATTGATCGGCAAGTGGTTAGTTTTGAAATGATTTTGCTCGCGATGGCCCTCGGCAGTGCGATTGGGGTGGTTTTAGCCTATAGGGTGGCGATGACCGATATGCCCCAGATGGTCGGGATTCTCAATGGCCTGGGGGGGGCAGCCTCGGCATTGGTGGCCATGGGAGAATTTTGGCGATTAGTCACCACCGGAGAGACCTTAACCACTAGCTCCTTGGTCACCATTTTGTTAGGCGTGCTGATTGGTGGAATTACCCTCACGGGTAGCTTGGTAGCCTTTGCCAAATTACAAGGCCTGATTCCGGGTTCTCCGGTGCGCTTTCCATTACAACAGGCCGTGAATGCTGCTTTAGTGATTGCCTTTTTAGCGGGCAGTGCCTA
Above is a window of Pseudocalidococcus azoricus BACA0444 DNA encoding:
- a CDS encoding type II toxin-antitoxin system VapC family toxin yields the protein MSGEIALDTSVAIRYLNGDSSLIEKLSNLSEVFLPTVVVGELLYGALNSFRSAQNYPKFLDFINSCTVKPLIQNDALVYAEIKLYLKNKGRPIPTNDIWIAAQCFSQNWVLISDDSDFTYIDNLCLERW
- a CDS encoding type II toxin-antitoxin system HicB family antitoxin codes for the protein MTKPQACPRQVLLSQDEDGYFIVEVPSLPRCISQGKTREEALENIMTPLT
- a CDS encoding type II toxin-antitoxin system PemK/MazF family toxin; its protein translation is MATFIKGDVVVVPFPFSDLTNAKRRPALVMAELDQNDLILCVITSRAALYDYITPINDSDFETGSLNRVSYAKSNRIFTANEQIIGYKIGKLKSNKVQEIVEKLIIILQR
- a CDS encoding MarR family winged helix-turn-helix transcriptional regulator, giving the protein MDQARTLNLLGALALSIMDTVNAGVASQAGYGGETAAALVTLGADPGLSINALRQILNLSHPGTVRLIDRLATANLVERRAGVDGRTLALFLTEVGQQRRQAILKARREQLQLAVNTLTEDERQQLTGLLEKMLTAMTTSELRNFEICRLCEEEVCPADRCPVEQKYRQLQSL
- a CDS encoding esterase-like activity of phytase family protein, which produces MINSVPQIRLPHFPKRFWVILFGIFALLAGCTLPQVQAQTRLFLPLEIKFIEASQLPNQDFNDTKVGGLSGITYDRQNNHYYAISDDRQQPRFYTLKLQPPPAPTPAEIRQVTFLQDKQSAPLAPNTADPEGIALTPEKTLLISSEGVKDQAPPFIAEFGLDGIKKLQFRLPSYYTANPDPQLPPQGVQNNQGFESLTLNPTGDRLFVATETGLKQDLDPENQLISAARILHYLRGDVQPILIAEHAYLLDPAPKNVAANGLVELLALDNGGHFLSLERTFSLTQGFGVKLFQVSLGGAADISTLRNLPPGLAGIKPVRKALLLDLGTLGITLDNLEGMTLGPQLVDGTSSLVIIGDNDFQAKRTTQILWFSLTGLGQS
- a CDS encoding type II toxin-antitoxin system HicB family antitoxin, with the translated sequence MVITNSQPRSRQVLLSQDEDGYFIVEVPSLPGCISQGKTREEALENIKEAIELHLEVLEERGEPIPEDTTEVITV
- the sppA gene encoding signal peptide peptidase SppA, with product MPWPFSQPVKKQIARIEVCGAIMGATRKRVLKALKTVEERGFPALLLRIDSPGGTVGDSQEIYAALKRLRSKMKIVASFGNISASGGVYIGMGAEHIMANPGTITGSIGVILRGNNLERLLDKIGVSFKVIKSGPYKDILAFDRELTDEEKNILQDLIDTSYGQFVQTVAEGRNLSEETVRTFADGRVFTGQQALGLGLVDRLGTEEDARRWTAELAGLDVEKTKLVPIEEPKSLMSRLLPSRGESRFQNQALVSRVLGLGQDWMEFELATSGLPLWLYRP
- a CDS encoding CBS domain-containing protein — protein: MTTAVVQDYMTTNPHTVSPTDSIETAIKLMEEKQVRGLPVVDEGGKLVGLITEADLIVREAPLEPPVYLTLLGSVIYFESPEKFHHHLKKTLGMQVQDAMTTNPITTTPTTPISEVAQAIVHHHISRLPVLDETGGLVGIITRHDLMQALKL
- the aroH gene encoding chorismate mutase, with the protein product MEDVSVVWRVRAIRGATTAANNTIPAIREAVQELLDEIEAHNQLDLTEVISVTFSVTRDLDRIFPAAVARERPKWQTIPLLDVQQMYVEGGLERCIRCLIYFNTPQPQALIQHIYLRQARDLRPDLALTASYLQASHH
- a CDS encoding DMT family transporter, whose product is MNSILIALGYACFWGVGVTLTKIALSEIPPTTLLVIQLSASVAFLATACYLRDGQLPFSWRNLKQGFAGIFEPALAYMVGIFGIQMTTASNATLIGSSEVILTILFAAVFLGEKLTRMKLLLAGISFLGVLLLMLQDAEGASNNSLLGDLLILMGTTFAVCYALLSKKQIASVEPLHLTSSQQLVGLIVTLGCFALLSTMNPAYEVNAGNISPQFWLLAVGSGIMQYALAFLLYLMALQNLPVSQAAFYIALIPVFGVASAVVMIGEQPSLGQWVGGGFVIASSYWANRLRTD
- a CDS encoding ParA family protein, with amino-acid sequence MLNSESLQKLKAQLDHRPSEKQSGDESQVVTPIIERLLETVGFSHLDRITQFKCNDHPSLKTDIACRLVDENGNSFFNNQKNPQIICEIKCTNYQLSNFHKQYWEVHKQLKSQLLGNYCKNTPIGVISNGWEIQLFRHDHKITHPLTPLIELNSETAEKVAEKFLQSIKAPKRGSIIGVYNNKGGIGKTTTVSNVGIVLAQNKRKVLLVDFDPNQGGLTKLLKLSTNQGNVWNYLKGITPLDSIIQSYSAGSGGNKVKLDVITADSRFLYDSETDIEQQIRPEFLRNKLLEAAKNYDYILVDMPPNWRWFAQVGLLSLDALLVPAHHNDWESIQNLESVITLFLPQVGQMRKMYLDEGMPALLPLVLNRYNATPAQSKNFRSLLDKIISSNPEYKQIFNNFFYVENHGFLSQNKRILELGYHVEIANAAMQDNGVPGPIRYRKARDVYQSLIREVITEL